From Oscillatoria salina IIICB1, a single genomic window includes:
- a CDS encoding XisI protein: MDTISKYQQIIEKIIGDYAQLRYSYSEVERKTVFDREQNHYLLMILGVEGHKMVHGCILHLEIKGDKIWIHRDGTEDGIANELVAAGVPQDKIVLGFYHPETRELTDFAVC; the protein is encoded by the coding sequence ATGGATACCATCAGTAAATATCAACAAATAATCGAGAAAATAATCGGCGACTATGCTCAATTGCGCTATTCCTATAGCGAAGTAGAGAGAAAAACGGTTTTCGACCGAGAACAGAACCATTATTTATTAATGATTTTGGGAGTAGAGGGTCATAAAATGGTTCATGGTTGCATACTTCATCTGGAAATAAAAGGCGATAAAATTTGGATTCATCGCGACGGAACTGAAGATGGTATCGCTAACGAGTTGGTAGCAGCAGGGGTTCCCCAAGACAAAATTGTTTTAGGGTTTTACCACCCAGAAACACGGGAATTAACAGATTTTGCAGTTTGTTAA
- a CDS encoding type II toxin-antitoxin system VapC family toxin, with protein sequence MKLYLDTSALNRIFDDQSQARIYLESVSMTLIFLLIENRVVEVISSEALVAETNNNPYNERRVFVESVLQEAKSFQSLNEKLLVRAEEIEANIGIKGMDSLHLASAESLGVDFFITCDDKIIKRYEGAIMVKSPTDFVNSVLSSF encoded by the coding sequence ATGAAACTCTATTTAGATACTAGCGCATTAAATAGAATATTTGACGACCAGTCTCAGGCAAGAATCTACTTAGAATCGGTGTCAATGACGCTGATATTTTTGCTAATTGAAAATCGAGTAGTGGAAGTTATCTCATCGGAGGCTTTAGTAGCAGAAACTAATAACAACCCATATAATGAACGACGGGTTTTTGTTGAAAGTGTTTTACAGGAGGCTAAGTCTTTCCAAAGTTTGAATGAAAAGTTGCTGGTAAGAGCGGAGGAAATAGAAGCTAATATAGGGATTAAGGGAATGGATTCGCTGCATTTGGCGAGTGCTGAAAGTTTAGGTGTGGATTTTTTCATTACTTGCGATGATAAAATAATTAAAAGGTATGAGGGCGCTATAATGGTTAAAAGTCCAACGGATTTTGTTAATAGCGTTCTTAGTTCTTTTTAG
- a CDS encoding XisH family protein, with product MPARDAYHTNLINALVKDNWSITDDPYFIKWGTRDMYIDLGASLLLAAEKEEVKIAVELKSFAGASPMNDLENAVGQYIVYHDVLEKTNPDRILYLAVDEEAYAGIFSEPIGKLMLENQRLNLVAFHKLEEVIIEWIPSVNINK from the coding sequence ATGCCAGCTAGAGATGCTTACCATACCAACTTAATTAACGCTCTGGTAAAAGATAACTGGAGCATAACCGACGACCCTTACTTTATTAAGTGGGGGACTAGAGATATGTATATTGATTTGGGTGCTTCTTTACTTCTGGCAGCAGAAAAAGAAGAGGTGAAAATAGCAGTAGAACTAAAAAGTTTTGCAGGTGCTTCCCCAATGAACGACTTAGAAAATGCTGTTGGTCAGTATATCGTTTACCATGATGTACTCGAAAAAACGAACCCAGACAGAATTCTCTACTTAGCAGTAGATGAAGAAGCTTATGCTGGAATATTCAGCGAACCCATCGGCAAACTCATGCTAGAAAATCAGCGCTTAAATTTAGTAGCTTTCCACAAATTAGAGGAGGTAATTATTGAATGGATACCATCAGTAAATATCAACAAATAA
- a CDS encoding XisI protein yields the protein MDTISKYQQIIEKIIGDYAQLRYSYSEVERKTVFDREQNHYLLMILGVEGHKMVHGCILHLEIKGDKIWIHRDGTEDGIANELVAAGVPQDKIVLGFYTPEKRKITDFAVC from the coding sequence ATGGATACCATCAGTAAATATCAACAAATAATCGAGAAAATAATCGGCGACTATGCTCAATTGCGCTATTCCTATAGCGAAGTAGAGAGAAAAACGGTTTTCGACCGAGAACAAAACCATTATTTATTAATGATTTTGGGAGTAGAGGGTCATAAAATGGTTCATGGTTGCATACTTCATCTGGAAATAAAAGGCGATAAAATTTGGATTCATCGCGACGGAACTGAAGATGGTATCGCTAACGAGTTAGTAGCAGCAGGGGTTCCCCAAGACAAAATTGTTTTAGGGTTTTATACCCCCGAAAAACGCAAGATAACAGATTTTGCAGTTTGTTAA
- a CDS encoding GNAT family N-acetyltransferase, with protein sequence MNYTCRLATPADSPKLVPFWQNFAQERAAVDPSMIVKPNFNFEKYIQNQLDKPLSFCYLLEQQNNEQKTIVGCLFIYFYDEAPPPDLPSELVTEHEQENLFLPRRVASVLGMYVHPEHRHPEAIKLLTNAGIGKAEEMKVNDIDLLIGADQTGIQALLQRAGFTKAAVQYTKHYSLPDDADLPSLHPPHPEIDFPEVPTPNAIPLHDPQTHALVRNPQGEPVFLFPLKDDQGELIKLSNELPIYSTPVRDPQTQDFVFDKNGELVVCPVLRDENNQVVEYQGIPQFHPPAYQKVSGKITLKQDSDGNYVFSDIELNSDGKILRSPDGQPIFKSPLF encoded by the coding sequence ATGAACTACACTTGCCGACTTGCAACTCCTGCTGACAGCCCAAAACTTGTCCCTTTTTGGCAAAACTTTGCTCAAGAAAGAGCGGCTGTTGACCCTTCAATGATTGTCAAACCTAACTTCAACTTTGAAAAATATATCCAAAATCAACTTGACAAACCGCTTTCTTTTTGCTACCTACTCGAACAGCAAAACAACGAGCAAAAAACAATTGTTGGTTGCTTATTTATTTACTTTTACGATGAAGCACCACCACCGGATCTTCCCAGCGAATTAGTTACCGAACACGAACAAGAAAATCTTTTTCTTCCCCGTCGCGTAGCTTCAGTTTTAGGAATGTACGTCCACCCAGAACATCGCCATCCTGAAGCAATTAAACTGCTTACTAATGCTGGAATAGGGAAAGCTGAAGAGATGAAAGTTAACGACATTGACTTGCTTATTGGTGCAGACCAAACAGGTATTCAAGCATTATTACAACGGGCTGGTTTTACTAAAGCTGCTGTTCAGTATACCAAACATTATTCACTACCCGATGATGCTGATTTACCCAGCTTACATCCTCCCCATCCAGAAATCGATTTTCCTGAAGTTCCTACTCCTAATGCTATTCCTTTACATGACCCTCAAACTCATGCTTTAGTTCGCAACCCTCAAGGGGAACCTGTCTTTCTTTTTCCCTTAAAAGATGACCAAGGAGAACTAATAAAACTATCTAATGAATTACCCATTTATTCTACTCCTGTACGTGACCCTCAAACTCAAGATTTTGTTTTCGATAAAAATGGCGAATTAGTTGTTTGTCCTGTCCTGCGCGACGAAAATAATCAAGTAGTAGAATATCAAGGTATTCCACAATTTCATCCTCCTGCTTATCAAAAGGTTTCGGGAAAAATAACTCTCAAACAAGATAGTGACGGAAATTATGTTTTCTCTGATATTGAGTTAAATTCAGACGGGAAAATTCTCCGAAGTCCCGACGGACAGCCAATTTTTAAGTCACCTCTATTTTGA